The genomic window GCGAGCGGCGCGCCTATCGCGGCGGCCAGGCGGCGATGATCTTCCAGGAGCCGACGGCCAGCCTCAACCCCGTGCTGTCGGTGCAAACGCAGCTCACCGAGGCGATCCGCCGCCACCTGCGCCTGCCGCGGGCCGAGGCGATCGCGCACGCGGTCGAGACGCTGCGCCTCGTGGGCATGCCCGACCCCGCCGCGCGCCTCGGCCAGTACCCCCACCAGCTCTCGGGCGGGATGCAGCAGCGCGTGATGATCGCCATGGCCATCGCGGCCCGGCCGGCGCTGCTGATCGCCGACGAGCCCACGACGGCGCTCGACGTGACCGTGGAGGCGCAGATTCTCGACCTCCTGCGCGATCTCCAGGCGCGGCTGGGCATGGCCATCCTCTTCATCACCCACGACCTGGCCGTGGTGGCCGGAATGGCGCACCGCGTGGCCGTCATGTACGCGGGCAAGATCGTCGAGATGGCGCCCGCCGCCGCGCTGTTCGGTGCCGACGGGGCGCTCCACCCCTACACGCAGATGCTGCTGCGCTGCCGGCCCAGCCGCGCACAGCGGCGGCAGCCGCTCGAGGCCATCGCCGGCTCCGTGCCCAGTCCGGCCAAGTACCCCCCCGGCTGCCGCTTCTGCGGCCGATGCCCTCACGCCCGCGCCGGATGCGAGGGCGCGGAGCCCCAGCTCATCGAGGCCGCGCCAGGCCACTTCGTCGCCTGCCACCTCAGCGGGGGCGACACGGCCACGGCCCTGGCCGCGCGGCCGGCCGCCGAGGCCGCCGGCCCTCGAACCCTGGCGTGCGCCGCCGAGCCGCTGCTCGAGGCCCACGGCGTGGCCAAGCACTTCCCCATCCGCCGAGGGGTTTTCAAGCGTGTGGTGGGCCACGTGAAGGCCGTGGATGGCGTGGACCTCGCGATCCGCCGCGGCACCACGCTCGCTCTCGTGGGCGAGTCGGGCTGCGGCAAGACCACGCTGGGCAAGACCCTCATCCGCCTGCTGCCGCCCACGGCCGGCCGCGTGTGCTTCGATGGCGTCGAGTTGACGCATCTCCGCGAGGGCCCGCTGCGGGCCTTCCGCCGGCGCGCGCAGATCGTGTTCCAGGACCCCTACTCGGCGCTCAACCCGCGCCTGCGCGTGCGCGAGATCGTCGAGGAGGGGATGCGCGTCCACGGCCTCGGCGGCTCGAGGGCCGAGCGGCGCGATCGGGTCGAGCGCCTCCTGCGCAGCGTGGGCCTGCCGCCCCAGGCCGCCGCCTGCTACCCCCACGAGTTCTCGGGCGGCCAGCGCCAGCGGATCGGCATCGCGCGAGTCCTCGCCGTCGAGCCCGAGTTCGTCGTGTGCGACGAGCCGACCAGCGCGCTCGACGTCTCGATCCAGGCCCAGGTGCTCAACCTGCTGGGCCGGCTCCGCGATGAGTTGGGGCTCACCTATCTCTTCATCACGCACGACCTCGGCGTGGTGGAGTATCTGGCCGACGAGGTGGCGGTGATGTACCTCGGCCGCATCGTCGAGCAGGGCCCGGCCGAGGCGCTCTTCGACGAGCCGCTTCATCCCTACACCCAGGCCCTGCTCTCGGCCATCCCCAGCGTGGAGGCGGCGGCGCGCCGCGAGCGCATCCGGCTCCAGGGCGACGTGCCGTCGCCCAGCGCGCCGCCCTCGGGCTGCCACTTCCATCCCCGGTGCCCGCACGCCATGCCGGTTTGCCGGGAGGTGTACCCGCCGGCGACCGGCGCCGGCACCAGCCGCCGCGTCCGTTGCCACCTTTACCGGGACTGAGCGCGCCGCGTCGAACGGGCGACGGGCTATCGGGGCAGGCGGAGGGTGAAGGTGCTGCCCTTGCCGGGGGCGCTCTCGACGGTGACCGAGCCGCCATGGGCCTGGGCGATGTGCTTGACAATGGCGAGGCCGAGGCCCGTGCCGCCGAGCTTGCGGCTGCGGGCCTTGTCCACCCGATAGAAGCGCTCGAAGAGGCGCGGCAGGTGCTGGCGCTCGATGCCGCAGCCGTGGTCCGCTACGGTGAGGAGCGTTTCGGCGGACGTCTGCTCGGCCTTGACCTCGACGGGCTGGCCGGGCTCGCTGAACTTGATGGCGTTGCCCACGAGATTGACGATGGCCTGCTCGAGCAGGGGCGGGTTGAC from Planctomycetota bacterium includes these protein-coding regions:
- a CDS encoding ABC transporter ATP-binding protein; translated protein: MSAPPLLQVEGLRTWFRTAGAPLKAVDGVSFAIGRGETLGLVGESGCGKSLTGLSILQLVPRPTGYIAGGAIRFDGRDVLAMRGRERRAYRGGQAAMIFQEPTASLNPVLSVQTQLTEAIRRHLRLPRAEAIAHAVETLRLVGMPDPAARLGQYPHQLSGGMQQRVMIAMAIAARPALLIADEPTTALDVTVEAQILDLLRDLQARLGMAILFITHDLAVVAGMAHRVAVMYAGKIVEMAPAAALFGADGALHPYTQMLLRCRPSRAQRRQPLEAIAGSVPSPAKYPPGCRFCGRCPHARAGCEGAEPQLIEAAPGHFVACHLSGGDTATALAARPAAEAAGPRTLACAAEPLLEAHGVAKHFPIRRGVFKRVVGHVKAVDGVDLAIRRGTTLALVGESGCGKTTLGKTLIRLLPPTAGRVCFDGVELTHLREGPLRAFRRRAQIVFQDPYSALNPRLRVREIVEEGMRVHGLGGSRAERRDRVERLLRSVGLPPQAAACYPHEFSGGQRQRIGIARVLAVEPEFVVCDEPTSALDVSIQAQVLNLLGRLRDELGLTYLFITHDLGVVEYLADEVAVMYLGRIVEQGPAEALFDEPLHPYTQALLSAIPSVEAAARRERIRLQGDVPSPSAPPSGCHFHPRCPHAMPVCREVYPPATGAGTSRRVRCHLYRD